In Acidobacteriota bacterium, the DNA window CCACGTGGAGCAGGCCTCCGGCGGGCGGGGCGGGATCGTTCAACGGCGGTGGCTCAGAACGCGAAGACGATGCCGGCGGTGGCCTCCACCTGGTAGAGGTCGCCGTTGTCGTAGTCGTCGCGGCAGCAGCGCCGGTCGTCGTAGTCCGACAGGTCGGTGAAATAGCCCCGGCCCTCGAGCCGCAGCCCGATGTGCTCCGTGGGCATGATGCGCACCCCCACGCCGAGGTTTCCGGAGAAGCGGTGCTCGGTGTCCAGCAGCCGATCGTCGGGACTCAGCCGAGCGACGCCGAGGCCGGCGGCGACATAGGGCTGGACCTGTCCCGGCGCCCACTGCCAGCGCATGCCGGCGTGGAAGTAGCTGACCTCGATATCGCTCAGGAAGATCGGATCGACGAAGAATCCATCGTCGAAGGAGAGCTCGGTGTCCTGGCGGCTATAGAGCAGCTCGACGGCGAAGCTCCGGCTGATGGGGAAACCCAAGGCCAGGCCGTAGACTTCGGCGTCGTCGACTTCGAACTCGTCCACGAAGCGATCGAAGAGGTCGGGATCGGCGATGAAGTCTCCGCCGCTACGGTAGCCGGCGAAGACGGTGAGGTCGATGGAATCGGTCTGGGCGTAGCTCACCACCGGAAAGGCGAGCAACAGGGCCAGAAGCAAAGTCAATCTACGCATGATGGCCTCCAGTTCATGAGGCCGGCGGAAACCCTCCGCGGCCGATCCGCGGACAAGCTGTTCCCGGCCTCCCTATCTACAATTCTAACGCCGTGGGGGATGGAAA includes these proteins:
- a CDS encoding outer membrane beta-barrel protein, whose protein sequence is MRRLTLLLALLLAFPVVSYAQTDSIDLTVFAGYRSGGDFIADPDLFDRFVDEFEVDDAEVYGLALGFPISRSFAVELLYSRQDTELSFDDGFFVDPIFLSDIEVSYFHAGMRWQWAPGQVQPYVAAGLGVARLSPDDRLLDTEHRFSGNLGVGVRIMPTEHIGLRLEGRGYFTDLSDYDDRRCCRDDYDNGDLYQVEATAGIVFAF